The nucleotide sequence CCTGTTGCTGCGCCAGCTCCAGCCGCTGTTGCCGCTCCTGCGGCAGCAGTGAGCACTGCACTGCAAGCGGTTAACGTGCCAGATATTGGCGGCGATGAAGTTGAAGTGACTGAAGTCTTGGTTAAAGTAGGCGACACAGTTGCTGCAGACCAAGCCATCATCAGTGTTGAAGGCGATAAAGCCTCAATGGAAGTACCAGCGCCATTTGGCGGTGTACTGAAAGAACTGAAAGTTGTTGTTGGTGACAAGGTCTCAACTGGCAGCTTAATCATGATGTTTGAAGTTGCAGGTAGCGCTCCAGTGGCAGCTCCTGCAGCCGTAGCGGCTCCTGTCGCTGCTGCAGCGCCATCGGTTCAAGATGTGATGGTGCCAGACATAGGTGGTGATGAAGTTGAAGTGACTGAAATCATGGTTAAAGTAGGCGACACTGTTGCTGCTGACCAGTCACTGATTAGCGTTGAAGGTGACAAGGCTTCTATGGAAGTTCCTGCTCCTTTCGCTGGTACTGTGACCGCGATTAAGATTGCCCTGGGCGATAAAGTCTCTACTGGTTCACTGATCATGAGCTTTAGCGTAGCTGGCGCCGCGCCTGCAGCTCCTGCTCAAGTGGCAGCTCCTGTTGCAGCACCAGCCGTGCCTGTGCAAGCTGTTGCACCTGTAGCGCAAGCTGCTGTTGCTAGCGGTGAGTTCGTTAATAACGCCGCTTATGCACATGCATCACCAGTCATCCGCCGTATGGCCCGTGAGTTAGGTGTTAACTTAGCTAACGTTAAAGGTTCTGGTCGCAAGAATCGCATTGTTCGTGAAGACGTACAGGCTTATATCAAGGCTGCTATCAAGCTGGTTGAATCTGGCCAAGTGAGCGCTAAAGCGGCCACAGGTGGTGAACTGGATCTGCTGCCTTGGCCAAAGGTTGATTTCAGCAAGTTTGGTGAAACTGAAATTAAAGCACTGTCACGCATCCAGAAGATTTCTGGCGCTAACCTGCACCGTAACTGGGTTAAAATCCCTCATGTTACTCAGTGGGATAACGCTGATATTACTGAACTGGAAGACTTCCGTAAGGCGCAAAATGCCGCTGAAGCGAAGAAGAATTCTGGCATGAAGATCACCCCACTGGTGTTCATCATGAAAGCGGTTGCTAAGGCGCTGGAAGCTCACCCAACCTTTAACTCGTCACTGTCTGATGATGGCGCGAGCTTAATTCTGAAAAAATATGTCAACATTGGTATTGCCGTTGATACGCCAAATGGCTTAGTGGTACCTGTGTTCAAAGACGTGAACAAGAAAGGCATTCACCAGTTATCTGAAGAGCTGATGGTTGTGTCTAAGAAAGCCCGTGACGGTAAGCTGACTGCTGCCGACATGCAAGGCGGTTGTTTCACTATTTCAAGCTTAGGCGGCATTGGCGGTACGGCATTTACGCCGATTGTTAACGCTCCTGAAGTGGGTATTTTGGGCGTATCTAAGTCTGAAATTAAGCCAGTTTGGAATGGTAAAGAATTTGCTCCACGCTTAATGCTGCCACTGTCACTGTCTTACGATCACCGCGTGATCGATGGCGCTGAAGGTGCACGCTTTATTACCTTCTTGAATAACTGTTTATCAGATATTCGTACCCTGGTTTTATAAAAGTTAAGGCTGCTGCTTAGCAGCAGCCTTTTTATATAGCTTTTAAGTCAGTGATTGTTATCTGAGCTAAACACAGGTTAGAATCGGCCAAACTACAAGGACTTCGGTGTTCAATAGCCGGCTCTTAATCTGGAAGCGATAGTATCGCTAGCACTGATAAGAAATATAGAGGAAGACATGAGTAACGAAATTAAAACTCAGGTAGTGGTATTAGGCTCCGGCCCTGCCGGCTATTCAGCAGCATTTCGCGCCGCCGATCTTGGTTTAGAGACAGTGATCGTTGAACGCTTTAATACTTTAGGTGGCGTGTGCTTGAACGTGGGTTGTATCCCATCTAAAGCCTTATTGCACGTAGCTAAAGTGATTGAAGAAGCGAAAGTAATGGCTTCTCACGGTGTCACTTTCGGTGAGCCACAAATCGATATCGAAAAACTGCGCGCTTATAAAGCTGGCGTAGTTGGCCAATTGACTGGCGGATTGGGCGGCATGTCCAAGATGCGTAAAGTGAATGTGGTTAATGGTGTTGGTCAATTTGTTGGCCCTAACACGATTGAAGTGACTGGCGCTGCAGGCGTAACTCGCATCAATTTCGATAACGCTATTATCGCTGCGGGTTCGCGTCCAATCGAATTACCTTTCATTCCTCATGAAGACCCACGTATTTGGGATTCAACCGACGCCTTAGAACTGAAAGAAGTTCCTAAGAAAATGTTGGTAATGGGCGGCGGTATTATTGGTCTAGAAATGGGCACAGTATACGCAAGCTTAGGCAGTGAAATCGACGTGGTTGAAATGTTCGACCAAGTGATCCCTGCTGCTGATAAAGATATCATCCGTATCTTTACCAAGAAGATTAAGCAGAAGTTTAATCTGATGCTGGAAACTAAAGTGACTGCGGTTGAAGCTCGCACTGATGGCATTTATGTCAGCATGGAAAGCAAAACCGGTCCATTAGAGCCAGTACGTTATGATGCCGTATTAGTGGCTATTGGTCGTACGCCAAATGGTAAGCTGATTGCCGCTGAAAAAGCTGGCGTGAATGTTGATGAGCGTGGTTTCATCAATGTTGATAAGCAAATGCGCACTAACGTGCCGCACATTTTTGCTATCGGTGACATCGTTGGTCAACCTATGTTGGCTCACAAAGGTGTGCATGAAGGCCATGTGGCTGCTGAAGTAATTTCTGGTCTGAAGCATTTCTTCGACCCTAAAGTAATCCCATCGATTGCTTATACTGACCCAGAAGTCGCTTGGGTAGGTGTAACTGAGAAAGAAGCTAAAGCACAAGGCTTGTCATACGAAGTATCGACTTTCCCATGGGCTGCCAGTGGCCGCGCTATCGCATCTGATGCGAGCGACGGTATGACTAAGCTGATTTTTGATAAAGATACCCATCGCATTATTGGTGGCGCCATTGTTGGTGTTAACGGCGGTGAGTTGTTAGGTGAAATTGGCTTAGCCATTGAAATGGGTTGTGATGCTGAAGATTTAGCATTAACCATCCATGCTCACCCAACCTTACATGAATCTGTTGGTCTGTGCGCCGAAGTGTACGAAGGTTCTATCACTGATTTGCCAAACCCAAAGGCAAAAAAGAGAAAATAAGCCTTAAGGCTTAAAACTAAAAGCGCCCTAGTGGCGCTTTTTTGTTGTTAAAATTTCAAGCAAATTTACAACAATAAACACTAATTCAATGTGTTGCCTTGCGCTTCTTGCTAGAATCATTGCCAATATGACATCTGTGTCGCTATGGAGCTTGGTGATGGTGCGAACCCTTTTACTTTGGTGCAGTCTGACGTTGCCCTTTATGGCGCTGGCTGATGATGGCAAGCGGCCGACTGTGGGGTTAGTGCTCAGTGGTGGCGGCGCCAAAGGGGCGGCGCACATTGGCGTGCTTAAAGTACTCGAAGCCAATAAAATCCCGGTAGATTATGTGGCCGGCACCAGTATCGGCGCCTTTGTTGGTGGCATGTATGCCTTAGGCTATAGCGTGATGGAAATCGAAGCCATTATGCTTAATACCGACTGGGCGGCAGGCTATTCAGACACTATCGCTCGCCAAGATTTAAGTTATCGCGATAAGCAGCAGCGCGATGAATATAATATCCCACTCGACTTAGGCTACAGTGATGGCCGCATGAAATCTCCCCGCGGTTTACTCAATGGCCAAACCATGGCGTTACTGCTGCAAGATGCCGCAGGCCTAGTGCAGAATTTTGATAGTTTTGATGATTTATCCATTCCTTATCGAGCGGTCACAACCAATCTCATCACCAGTGAAGCTTATGTGCTGGGCTCAGGCAATATAGTGACAGCCATGCAAGCGTCGGCCACTGTGCCTGGCGCTTTGTTGCCGGTTGAACTTGATGGCATGCTGCTGGTGGATGGCGGTATTGCCAACAACATGCCGGTGGATGTGGTCAAAGCCATGGGCGCCGATATAGTGATAGCCGTTGATATCGGTTCATCCTTGATGACTAAAGAGCAGCTCACAGGCACTATTTCAGTGTTAAATCAGTTATCGACCATCTTGACTAACGCCAGCACTGAAAAGCAAAAGTTACTACTGACAGATAAAGATATTCTTATTCGCCCCGATGTTGGCGATATGAGTACCACAGATTTTACTATCATGCCCCAAGTCTTGCCTTTAGGCATAAATGCTGCCATGGCGCAGATAGATAAGCTGCAAACACTGAGCCTTGATGATGCCAGTTGGCAAGCTTATACCAATCATAAAGCAGTGGTGCGAGAACAGTGGGTTGATGAACTGAAAGCGCCGCTGATAGCCGTAAAGCTTAATAATCAATCCAATGTGAGCGATGCCATTATTTATGATTCCTTAGGCATAGGCGCGGGCGCTCTGGTTAATAAAGATGAGTTAGATGCCGGTATTAATCGAATTTACTCCCTCGATTTATTTGAGCGGGTTGATGCTGAGTTTTTAGATACCCCGCAAGGTCGGGTGTTAGTAGTAACTACTAAGTCTAAGTCCTGGGGGCCAGATTATTTTCAGTTAGGGCTTAACTGGGAAGATGACTTTACATTGGAATCGGCCTTTAGTTTTGATTTTGCCTATCAAATGACAGGCCTTAATGAGCTTGGCGGCAGTTGGCGCAACGAGCTGCAATTTGGTTCTGAAAAGCTATTTGCTACTGAGTTTTATCAGCCCCTTGATAATGATCGTTTGTTTTACGCAAGAGCCCGCGCTCAGTATCAAATTGAAAATTTAGATTTGTTTGATGCTAATCGCTTGCTGCTGGCACTGACTAAAAACACCTATCGAATCGACTTAGGCCTTGGGTATAACTTCAGTACTCCCGGGAGGATTGAGTTTGGATTTACCGGTGATGCGGGTGATTTATCGCAAGAGATGTATTTTGAAAATCAATTAGATTTCAATAGTTATGGCGCTTATGTGCTGCTCGGCTATGACACCTTAGATAGCATAAGTTTTCCGACTTCAGGCAATCGCGTTAATCTTAATGTGTATTGGCGTAAAGAGAAGCTTGATCTCATAGGGAATCAATCCCATGGAAATTCGCTGCAAGTTGAGTTTGATTGGAAAGGCGCCTTAAGTGTCGGTAATCATGCTTTTGTGGGTAAGTTTGCGGCAGCAACTGTGGATAGTGAAGGCGTTTACACGCTGCAATTGTCTGAGCTTGGAGGATTTTTAAATCTCTCTGGTTATCATAGAGATGCGTTAATCGGGCCGCATAAGTTATTTGGCGCCATGATTTATCAGTATGATTTAGGTCGCGATATGCTGGGGATGGATGCTTTCCCCTTGTATTTGGGCTTAAGCGCTGAGGCCGGTAATGTATGGGTACAACGAGATGCCGTCAGTTTTAATGATTTAATCTATGGCAGCAGCCTTTATTTAGGCACAGATACCGCGCTCGGCCCAGCAGCACTTGGGTTTGGCGTGACAGATACTGGGCAGCGCTCCTTATATATTTTCGTGGGTAAAAACTTCTAAGTTTATCAATGGCGAGCTTAATAACGACCTTAAACACAGCCATGATTGAGGTCGCAATAGTCGTTTACAAATTCAGCACTCGCTAGTCACACGCAGCGTAATAAGCTAAATTGTTGACACATTGAAGTTTAAGCCAAGGAATAATAATGAATAAAGTAAGCTCCTTAGCCTTAGGGATAGCATTAACCTTAGGGCTCGCCGCATGCAGCCATAGTGACAAGTCTGCGACTAGCCAAGCGCCAACTATCCCAGCGGTTTCTGGCATAGAAACCAAGAATTTTGACCCTGCCGTGCGCCATCAAGATGACTTCTATTATTCAGTCAATGGCTTGTGGTTAGCTAACACCCCAATTCCTGCCGATCAATCTAACTATGGCGCTTTCTCTGTGCTGTATGATGAAAGCCAGCAAGCTCTCAGGCTGATTATCGAGCAAGCGGCCGCCAATAAAGGGGCAAAGGCTGGCACTAATCAGCAAAAGATTGGCGATTTTTATAACAGCTACATGAATACTCAGCTACTTGATGAGTTAGGTGCTAGCCCTATTCAGCCGCTGTTAAGTGATATTGCTAAGGCTAAAACCCATGATGAACTCGCCGCCGTTATGGGCAAGTTGCTGATCAATGGCGCCAGCATTCCTATGGGCTTTTATGTCAATAATGATGCTAAAAATTCCAGCGAATATGCCGTCTATTTAGGTCAGTCTGGGCTTACTTTGCCTGATAGAGATTACTATTTAAAAAATGAACCTAAGTTTGTAGCGAGCCGCGAAGCCTTAGCTAAATACGTGACTGAAGTGATGACTGAGGCGGGTTATAGCGCGCCTGAGCGCGCCGCGCAAAGTGTGGCCGTGATTGAAAACTTTATTGCTGAGCATCAATGGAGCCGCACTGAATCACGCGATGCCAACAAGCGTTACAACAAGATGAGTATGGAAAAGCTGCAAACCTTACTTGGTAGTTTTGATGTCAGCGCTTTTAATCAGGCCGTTGGGCTAGAAGGTAAAACCGCGGATATTATCGTGTCGCAGCCGTCTTATTTTGAGGCCTTAGGTAAGAAGTTTAAAACTCTGCCGCTACGCATGTGGCAAGACTATTTAGCTTTCCATTTAGTGGATAATTACGCTGAGCTGCTGAGTGGCCAGTTTGTGGATTTGCACTTTGGCTTTCACGGTCAAACCTTGCAAGGCATAGAAGCGCAAAAGCCGCGCTGGAAGAAGGCGGTGGATGCGGCCGATGGCGTGATTGGTGAAATGATCGGGGAAGAGTACGTTAAAGCTAACTTCAAGCCAGAAGCTAAAGCACGCATGGAGGTGATGATCCAAAACCTGATTAAGGCCTTTGAAGTCAGCATTAATGAGCTTGAATGGATGAGCGCTGCCACTAAGTTGGA is from Shewanella sp. SNU WT4 and encodes:
- the lpdA gene encoding dihydrolipoyl dehydrogenase, producing MSNEIKTQVVVLGSGPAGYSAAFRAADLGLETVIVERFNTLGGVCLNVGCIPSKALLHVAKVIEEAKVMASHGVTFGEPQIDIEKLRAYKAGVVGQLTGGLGGMSKMRKVNVVNGVGQFVGPNTIEVTGAAGVTRINFDNAIIAAGSRPIELPFIPHEDPRIWDSTDALELKEVPKKMLVMGGGIIGLEMGTVYASLGSEIDVVEMFDQVIPAADKDIIRIFTKKIKQKFNLMLETKVTAVEARTDGIYVSMESKTGPLEPVRYDAVLVAIGRTPNGKLIAAEKAGVNVDERGFINVDKQMRTNVPHIFAIGDIVGQPMLAHKGVHEGHVAAEVISGLKHFFDPKVIPSIAYTDPEVAWVGVTEKEAKAQGLSYEVSTFPWAASGRAIASDASDGMTKLIFDKDTHRIIGGAIVGVNGGELLGEIGLAIEMGCDAEDLALTIHAHPTLHESVGLCAEVYEGSITDLPNPKAKKRK
- a CDS encoding patatin-like phospholipase family protein, whose protein sequence is MALADDGKRPTVGLVLSGGGAKGAAHIGVLKVLEANKIPVDYVAGTSIGAFVGGMYALGYSVMEIEAIMLNTDWAAGYSDTIARQDLSYRDKQQRDEYNIPLDLGYSDGRMKSPRGLLNGQTMALLLQDAAGLVQNFDSFDDLSIPYRAVTTNLITSEAYVLGSGNIVTAMQASATVPGALLPVELDGMLLVDGGIANNMPVDVVKAMGADIVIAVDIGSSLMTKEQLTGTISVLNQLSTILTNASTEKQKLLLTDKDILIRPDVGDMSTTDFTIMPQVLPLGINAAMAQIDKLQTLSLDDASWQAYTNHKAVVREQWVDELKAPLIAVKLNNQSNVSDAIIYDSLGIGAGALVNKDELDAGINRIYSLDLFERVDAEFLDTPQGRVLVVTTKSKSWGPDYFQLGLNWEDDFTLESAFSFDFAYQMTGLNELGGSWRNELQFGSEKLFATEFYQPLDNDRLFYARARAQYQIENLDLFDANRLLLALTKNTYRIDLGLGYNFSTPGRIEFGFTGDAGDLSQEMYFENQLDFNSYGAYVLLGYDTLDSISFPTSGNRVNLNVYWRKEKLDLIGNQSHGNSLQVEFDWKGALSVGNHAFVGKFAAATVDSEGVYTLQLSELGGFLNLSGYHRDALIGPHKLFGAMIYQYDLGRDMLGMDAFPLYLGLSAEAGNVWVQRDAVSFNDLIYGSSLYLGTDTALGPAALGFGVTDTGQRSLYIFVGKNF
- a CDS encoding M13-type metalloendopeptidase — its product is MNKVSSLALGIALTLGLAACSHSDKSATSQAPTIPAVSGIETKNFDPAVRHQDDFYYSVNGLWLANTPIPADQSNYGAFSVLYDESQQALRLIIEQAAANKGAKAGTNQQKIGDFYNSYMNTQLLDELGASPIQPLLSDIAKAKTHDELAAVMGKLLINGASIPMGFYVNNDAKNSSEYAVYLGQSGLTLPDRDYYLKNEPKFVASREALAKYVTEVMTEAGYSAPERAAQSVAVIENFIAEHQWSRTESRDANKRYNKMSMEKLQTLLGSFDVSAFNQAVGLEGKTADIIVSQPSYFEALGKKFKTLPLRMWQDYLAFHLVDNYAELLSGQFVDLHFGFHGQTLQGIEAQKPRWKKAVDAADGVIGEMIGEEYVKANFKPEAKARMEVMIQNLIKAFEVSINELEWMSAATKLEAQDKLSKFTYKIGYPDKWRDYSELSLAADDLVGNYERYSQFEYAQMIAKLGKPIDRTEWHMTPQTVNAYFNPVMNEIVFPAAILQPPFFNMAADDAVNYGGIGAVIGHEISHGFDDQGSKYDGNGNLRNWWTEQDKQEFTARAKQLAEQYSQYEALPGKFVNGEMTLGENIGDLGGLTVAMRAYQMSLNGKPSPVLDGLSGEQRLFVGWSQVWRRNYRDEEMGRRLLTDVHSPSHYRAMGTPKNIAEFYQAFDVKEGDKMYLAPEQRVKIW
- the aceF gene encoding pyruvate dehydrogenase complex dihydrolipoyllysine-residue acetyltransferase, translating into MTIQIHVPDIGADEVEVTEILVSVGDKVEAEQSLISVEGDKASMEVPASTGGIVKSIKIAIGDKVTTGSLIMEFDTEAGAQPVAAPAPAAVAAPAAAVSTALQAVNVPDIGGDEVEVTEVLVKVGDTVAADQAIISVEGDKASMEVPAPFGGVLKELKVVVGDKVSTGSLIMMFEVAGSAPVAAPAAVAAPVAAAAPSVQDVMVPDIGGDEVEVTEIMVKVGDTVAADQSLISVEGDKASMEVPAPFAGTVTAIKIALGDKVSTGSLIMSFSVAGAAPAAPAQVAAPVAAPAVPVQAVAPVAQAAVASGEFVNNAAYAHASPVIRRMARELGVNLANVKGSGRKNRIVREDVQAYIKAAIKLVESGQVSAKAATGGELDLLPWPKVDFSKFGETEIKALSRIQKISGANLHRNWVKIPHVTQWDNADITELEDFRKAQNAAEAKKNSGMKITPLVFIMKAVAKALEAHPTFNSSLSDDGASLILKKYVNIGIAVDTPNGLVVPVFKDVNKKGIHQLSEELMVVSKKARDGKLTAADMQGGCFTISSLGGIGGTAFTPIVNAPEVGILGVSKSEIKPVWNGKEFAPRLMLPLSLSYDHRVIDGAEGARFITFLNNCLSDIRTLVL